A region from the Hyalangium gracile genome encodes:
- the def gene encoding peptide deformylase, with protein MARDIVIWPHKVLTSATQPVTDFGPALEKLLSEMHEAVIEAKGIGIAANQLGEPLRVALVGREDGTFFEIVNPQVLERSEDITLEEACLSVPEAWEKTPRFKKVKVRYQDKTGQWHEVEAEGRLAHVFQHEIDHLDGHVFVELLSSLKRSLIQERMKKLQKALKRKKD; from the coding sequence ATGGCGCGAGACATCGTTATCTGGCCCCACAAGGTACTGACTTCGGCAACGCAGCCTGTCACGGACTTCGGACCGGCCCTGGAGAAGCTGTTGAGCGAGATGCACGAGGCGGTGATTGAGGCCAAGGGCATCGGCATCGCGGCGAACCAGCTGGGAGAGCCCCTCCGGGTGGCGCTGGTGGGCCGCGAGGACGGGACCTTCTTCGAGATCGTCAATCCGCAGGTGCTGGAGCGCTCGGAGGACATCACCCTGGAGGAGGCGTGCCTCTCGGTGCCGGAGGCCTGGGAGAAGACGCCGCGCTTCAAGAAGGTGAAGGTGCGCTACCAGGACAAGACGGGGCAGTGGCACGAGGTGGAGGCGGAGGGGCGGCTGGCGCACGTGTTCCAGCACGAGATCGACCACCTGGACGGACACGTCTTCGTGGAGCTCCTGTCGAGCCTGAAGCGCAGCCTCATCCAGGAGCGGATGAAGAAGCTGCAGAAGGCGCTGAAGCGAAAGAAGGACTGA
- a CDS encoding sterol desaturase family protein produces the protein MSAAPLPEHVARFRTEYRRTEPGKRYIGWAHFAFTSLGSLGVIAFAVSQLSGVRPLEWLTVPGSFLLANVAEYFGHRGPMHHRTKGLGLVYRRHTQQHHHFFTHEAMAYESSHDFRMVLFPPVLLLFFLGAIATPIGALLFAVGSPNMGWLFVATAMGYFLTYEWLHFCYHLPAEHPLARLPLLVKLRTHHTVHHDLGRMGRYHFNITFPICDRLFGTLWSPEDQAGAQKR, from the coding sequence ATGAGCGCGGCGCCCCTTCCCGAGCACGTGGCGAGGTTCCGGACGGAGTACCGGAGGACGGAGCCGGGGAAGCGCTACATCGGCTGGGCGCACTTCGCCTTCACGAGCCTGGGCTCGCTGGGGGTGATTGCCTTCGCCGTGAGCCAGCTCTCGGGGGTACGACCGCTCGAGTGGCTGACGGTGCCGGGGAGCTTCCTGCTGGCGAACGTGGCCGAGTACTTCGGGCACCGGGGCCCGATGCACCACCGGACGAAGGGGCTGGGGCTGGTGTACCGGAGGCACACGCAGCAGCACCATCACTTCTTCACCCACGAGGCGATGGCCTACGAGTCCAGCCACGACTTCCGGATGGTGCTCTTCCCGCCGGTGCTGCTGCTCTTCTTCCTGGGAGCCATCGCTACACCCATAGGAGCACTCCTCTTCGCGGTGGGTTCACCGAATATGGGGTGGCTCTTCGTGGCCACGGCGATGGGCTACTTCCTCACCTACGAGTGGCTGCACTTCTGCTACCACCTGCCAGCCGAGCACCCGCTGGCCCGCCTGCCACTGCTGGTGAAGCTGAGGACGCACCACACGGTGCACCACGATTTGGGGCGGATGGGGCGCTACCACTTCAACATCACCTTCCCCATCTGCGACCGGCTCTTCGGGACGCTCTGGTCGCCCGAGGACCAGGCAGGCGCCCAAAAGCGCTGA
- a CDS encoding bifunctional metallophosphatase/5'-nucleotidase, whose protein sequence is MTRALLLVVSVAVLTACQTTRTVTLVGMSDYHSHAVPFTSEGEAGRGGVARALAYIKEAKGRGDTLVLSGGDTLNKGVPTWSDEYQCVEWPWFNGWVDAMALGNHDLDYGAEAFERCRAAITYPVLSANLVKEDGTPYFQEEGRAWLVREVGGVRLGLFAVAGPDMEKLVKPEHLPAGTRWTDGREAARRIVTELRERERVDAVVLIGHQSREDDEALAREVPGIDVILGTHSHYRGELRLIPGTRTYYVSPYQYLAYLSEVRLHFKGGKLEQVTGGLVKLDASRPEDPEVAAKVAELQRRLKEKRPERFEVLGRLPRALPDEGVSTGEAPIGRWATEVLRHASGAHAFFATSSSFRGGLPAGEVTVEDFHAAIPYRNVVVLAEMTGAQLLEWLALVESRRGADGFSQFSGVRYTVKDGKPAEVELLKDPAHPEAGYTRLEPEATYRVGTMDFQAYKAQGYRELFAKASNPRRTELDIHTLLIEALKAGGAEPAPGR, encoded by the coding sequence ATGACTCGCGCCCTGCTGTTGGTGGTGTCCGTAGCGGTGCTCACGGCCTGTCAGACGACGCGGACGGTGACGCTGGTCGGGATGAGCGACTACCACTCGCACGCGGTGCCCTTCACCTCGGAGGGAGAAGCGGGGCGGGGCGGGGTGGCGAGAGCGCTGGCCTATATCAAGGAGGCGAAGGGGCGCGGGGACACGCTGGTGCTCTCGGGAGGAGACACGCTGAACAAGGGCGTGCCCACGTGGAGTGACGAGTACCAGTGCGTGGAGTGGCCGTGGTTCAACGGCTGGGTGGACGCGATGGCGCTGGGCAACCACGACCTGGACTACGGGGCGGAGGCCTTCGAGCGGTGCCGGGCGGCCATCACCTACCCGGTGCTGAGCGCGAACCTGGTGAAGGAGGACGGGACGCCCTACTTCCAGGAGGAAGGGCGAGCCTGGCTGGTGCGGGAGGTGGGAGGAGTCCGGCTGGGGCTGTTCGCGGTAGCGGGGCCGGACATGGAGAAGCTGGTGAAGCCGGAGCACCTGCCAGCGGGGACGCGCTGGACGGACGGGAGGGAGGCGGCGAGGCGCATCGTGACGGAGCTGCGCGAGCGGGAGCGGGTGGACGCGGTGGTGCTCATCGGCCACCAGTCGCGCGAGGACGACGAGGCGCTGGCGAGAGAGGTACCGGGCATCGACGTCATTCTAGGGACGCACTCGCACTACCGAGGCGAGCTGCGGCTGATTCCCGGGACGCGGACGTACTACGTGTCGCCCTACCAGTACCTGGCATACCTCTCGGAGGTGCGGCTGCACTTCAAGGGAGGGAAGCTCGAGCAGGTGACGGGAGGGCTGGTGAAGCTGGACGCGAGCCGTCCGGAGGATCCGGAGGTAGCGGCGAAGGTGGCGGAGCTGCAGCGGCGCCTGAAGGAGAAGCGGCCGGAGCGCTTCGAGGTGCTCGGGAGGCTGCCGCGAGCCTTACCGGACGAGGGTGTCTCCACGGGAGAGGCGCCGATAGGCCGGTGGGCAACGGAAGTGCTGCGGCACGCCTCGGGAGCGCATGCATTCTTCGCCACCTCCTCGAGCTTCCGGGGAGGGCTGCCCGCGGGAGAGGTGACGGTGGAGGACTTCCACGCGGCCATCCCCTACCGGAACGTGGTGGTGCTGGCGGAGATGACGGGAGCGCAGCTCCTGGAGTGGCTGGCGCTGGTGGAGTCGAGGCGAGGGGCGGACGGCTTCAGCCAGTTCAGCGGGGTGCGGTACACGGTGAAGGACGGCAAGCCGGCGGAGGTGGAGCTGCTGAAGGACCCCGCGCACCCGGAGGCGGGCTACACGCGGCTGGAGCCGGAGGCGACGTATCGAGTGGGGACGATGGACTTCCAGGCCTACAAGGCTCAGGGCTATCGAGAGCTGTTCGCGAAGGCGAGCAACCCGAGGCGCACGGAGCTGGACATCCACACCCTGCTCATCGAGGCGCTGAAGGCGGGAGGAGCCGAGCCCGCCCCTGGGCGCTGA
- a CDS encoding MarR family winged helix-turn-helix transcriptional regulator, with product MKPLRLILEVHRATHRIGLFLEGAVPPLDVSQGEAHLLAWLLEAGDSPMSALHAAFAHKRSTLTSYVDRLEAKKLVRRELRAEDRRSFQVCLTAAGKALAARVHRHLETLEAAVLEQVGERDVEGFTKVLEALIEQSESEAPRARRKGGTT from the coding sequence ATGAAGCCGCTTCGACTCATCCTGGAAGTGCATCGGGCCACGCACCGCATCGGGCTGTTCCTGGAGGGGGCGGTGCCCCCGCTGGACGTGTCACAGGGGGAGGCGCACCTGCTGGCGTGGTTGCTGGAGGCGGGAGACTCGCCGATGAGCGCGCTGCACGCGGCCTTCGCGCACAAGCGCTCGACGCTGACGAGCTACGTGGATCGGCTGGAGGCGAAGAAGCTGGTGAGGCGGGAGCTGAGAGCGGAGGACCGGCGCTCGTTCCAGGTGTGCCTGACGGCGGCGGGGAAGGCGCTAGCGGCGCGAGTGCATCGGCACCTGGAGACGCTGGAGGCGGCGGTGCTGGAGCAGGTGGGGGAGCGGGACGTGGAGGGCTTCACGAAGGTGCTCGAGGCACTGATCGAGCAGAGCGAGAGCGAGGCGCCGCGGGCACGACGCAAGGGAGGCACGACATGA
- a CDS encoding nuclear transport factor 2 family protein, with amino-acid sequence MHPNAQLLTTFYSAFQRRDADTMASCYHPDAEFSDAVFVGLRHAGVTSMWRMLIERGTDLTLEFSGIQADDRTGRAHWDARYTFSATGRKVLNRIDGEFEFRDGKILRHRDHFDFHRWSSQALGPMGMLLGWTPFLKNKVRATARAGLDKWMREHGVSGP; translated from the coding sequence ATGCACCCCAACGCCCAGCTCCTCACCACCTTCTACTCGGCCTTCCAGCGGCGCGATGCCGACACCATGGCCTCCTGCTACCACCCGGATGCCGAGTTCTCCGACGCCGTCTTCGTCGGCCTGCGCCATGCCGGCGTCACCTCCATGTGGCGCATGCTCATCGAGCGAGGCACGGACCTCACCCTCGAGTTCAGCGGCATCCAGGCCGATGACCGCACCGGCCGCGCCCACTGGGACGCTCGCTACACCTTCAGCGCCACCGGCCGGAAGGTCCTCAACCGCATCGACGGCGAGTTCGAGTTCCGCGACGGGAAGATCCTCCGCCACCGCGACCACTTCGACTTCCATCGCTGGTCCAGCCAGGCCCTCGGCCCCATGGGAATGCTGCTCGGGTGGACCCCCTTCCTGAAGAACAAGGTGCGCGCCACCGCCCGGGCGGGCCTCGACAAGTGGATGCGCGAGCACGGCGTCTCCGGGCCGTGA